The Nocardioides ginsengisegetis region CTACGCCTGCGACGACACCGCGGTGCTGATGCCGCTGCCGATCGTGATCGCGCAGCGCCTGGCCGAGAAGCTCTCCGAGGTCCGCAAGGACGGCACGCTCGACTACCTGCGCCCCGACGGCAAGACCCAGGTCACCATCGAGTACGACGCCGACAACCGTCCGGTCCGCGTCGACACCGTCGTCCTGTCCACGCAGCACGCGGAGGAGACCGAGCTCGACACCCTCGAGGCCGACATCAAGAAGCACGTCATCGACCCGGTCCTCGACACCTTCGAGATCCCCTCCGAGGGCTACCGCCTCCTGGTCAACCCGACCGGCCGCTTCGTCGTCGGCGGCCCCATGGGCGACGCCGGCCTGACCGGCCGCAAGATCATCGTCGACACCTACGGCGGCATGGCCCGCCACGGTGGCGGCGCCTTCTCGGGCAAGGACCCGTCGAAGGTCGACCGGTCGGCCGCCTACGCCATGCGCTGGGTCGCCAAGAACGTCGTGGCCGCCGGCCTGGCCCGCCGCTGCGAGGCGCAGGTCGCCTACGCCATCGGCAAGGCCCAGCCCGTCGGCGTCTTCATCGAGACCTTCGGCACCGGCGCGGTCCCGGACGAGAAGATCCAGGAGGCCGTCCTGTCGGTCTTCGACCTGCGTCCCGCCGCGATCATCCGCGACCTCGACCTGCTGCGCCCGATCTACGCCAAGACCGCGGCGTACGGCCACTTCGGCCGTGAGCTCCCCGAGTTCACCTGGGAGCGGACCGACCGCGCCGAGGCGCTGAAGGCCGCCGCCGGACTCTGAGTCCCACACCGGGTCGCCGGCGGCGGTCACCCCGCCGTCGGCGCCCGCTGGTAGAAAGTCGCGCATGACCAGCCCCGACGAGCACCAGCCCGAGCTGCTCCCGGGGATGGTGCGGGCGACGGTCCGCCAGAGCCAGGCCAAGGCGCGCGCCACGCGGGCCCGCAAAGCCGCCGAGCAGGAGACGGCGACCACCGACCCGGTCGCGCGCGTGCTGGTCGACGTGCCGCTGGCCCACCTCGACCGGCCCTTCGACTACTCCGTGCCGGCGGCGATGGCCGCGGCTGCGGTGCCGGGCGCCCGGGTCAAGGTCCGGTTCGCCGGCCAGGACGTCGACGGCTACGTCGTCGAGCGCACGGCGACGACCGACCACCAGGGCCGGCTGTCCCACCTCAGGCGCGTGGTCAGCCCCGAGCCCGTGCTCAGCCCGGCCATCGAGCGGCTGAGCGCCGAGCTCGCCGAGCGCTACGCCGGCACCCGCTCCGACGTGCTCAGGCTGGCGGTGCCCGCGCGCCACGCGACGACCGAGAAGCAGCCCTCGCCGGCACCCGACGGCCCCCCGCCCTACGACGCCACGGCCGCCCACGACGCGTGGGCCGACCACGCCCACGCCGCCGCCTTCCTCGCCAGGCTCACCGAGGGCAAGGACCCCCGCGCCGTCTGGGCCGCCGCCCCGGGGGAGGACTGGCCGCTGCTCATCGCCCATGCCGCGGCTGCGACCGCCGCTTCCGGGCGGGGCACCCTGATCTGCGTCCCCGACGGCAAGGACGTCGCCCGCGTCGACGACGCCCTCACCCGGGTCCTCGGGCCCGGTCACCACGTCACCCTCACCGCCGACTCCGGGCCGGCCGCCCGTTACCGCGACTTCCTCGCGATCAGTCGCGGCGCCCGCAAGGTCGTCGTCGGCACCCGCGCCGCCGCCTTCGCGCCCGTCCACGACCTCGGCCTCGTCGTGATCTGGGACGACGGCGACGACCTCCACGCCGAGCCCCGCGCGCCCTACCCCCACACCCGCGAGACGCTCCTGCTGCGCGCCGGCAACGAGGACGCCGGAGCGCTCCTCGGCGGCTTCGCCCGCACCGTCGAGGCCGAGTACCTCCTCCGCACCGGCTGGGCGGCCGAGCTCTCGCCCACCCGCGACGTCGTACGCCGCCGGGCGCGGGTCCACGTCGCCGGCGCGGCCGACCGTGCGCAGGACCGCGACGCCCACGCCCGTGCCAGCCGGGTCCCGCGGGACGCCCACGAGACGATCCGCCAGGCCCTCGAGCAGGGGCCGGTGCTCGTCCAGACCCCCCGTCACGGCTACGTCGCCTCACTCGCCTGCGAGCGCTGCCGCACGCCCGCCCGCTGTGCCGCCTGCACGGGCCCGCTGGAGCTCACCGGCCCCGCCACCCCATCCTCCTGCCGCTGGTGCGGCACGGTGGCCGACGCCTGGGCGTGCGGGGAGTGCGGCCACCGCGGGCTCCGCGCCCCCGTCATCGGCGACGCCCGCACGGCCGAGGAG contains the following coding sequences:
- the metK gene encoding methionine adenosyltransferase gives rise to the protein MPGRLFTSESVTEGHPDKIADQISDSVLDAMLAQDEYSRVAVETLLTTGLVVVAGEVDTTGYVDIKKVVRERILEIGYDSSLKGFDGASCGVMVAIGGQSGDIAQGVDTGHESRTGSVDAMDKQGAGDQGLMFGYACDDTAVLMPLPIVIAQRLAEKLSEVRKDGTLDYLRPDGKTQVTIEYDADNRPVRVDTVVLSTQHAEETELDTLEADIKKHVIDPVLDTFEIPSEGYRLLVNPTGRFVVGGPMGDAGLTGRKIIVDTYGGMARHGGGAFSGKDPSKVDRSAAYAMRWVAKNVVAAGLARRCEAQVAYAIGKAQPVGVFIETFGTGAVPDEKIQEAVLSVFDLRPAAIIRDLDLLRPIYAKTAAYGHFGRELPEFTWERTDRAEALKAAAGL
- a CDS encoding primosomal protein N'; the encoded protein is MTSPDEHQPELLPGMVRATVRQSQAKARATRARKAAEQETATTDPVARVLVDVPLAHLDRPFDYSVPAAMAAAAVPGARVKVRFAGQDVDGYVVERTATTDHQGRLSHLRRVVSPEPVLSPAIERLSAELAERYAGTRSDVLRLAVPARHATTEKQPSPAPDGPPPYDATAAHDAWADHAHAAAFLARLTEGKDPRAVWAAAPGEDWPLLIAHAAAATAASGRGTLICVPDGKDVARVDDALTRVLGPGHHVTLTADSGPAARYRDFLAISRGARKVVVGTRAAAFAPVHDLGLVVIWDDGDDLHAEPRAPYPHTRETLLLRAGNEDAGALLGGFARTVEAEYLLRTGWAAELSPTRDVVRRRARVHVAGAADRAQDRDAHARASRVPRDAHETIRQALEQGPVLVQTPRHGYVASLACERCRTPARCAACTGPLELTGPATPSSCRWCGTVADAWACGECGHRGLRAPVIGDARTAEELGRTFPKTLVRTSSGDRVLATVADRSAIVVATPGAEPTAHEGYAAVVLMDAWLTLGGTDLRSDEEALRRWANAAGLVRPGGQVIVVGDASHPALQALVRWDMSGFAARETQQRLEAHLPPASRLATIAGEPGAVDDALTLLAAPEHAEVLGPVERETRGGTESRVVVRVPRSQGAALSRALGDLQRLRSARKLDPVRIQVDPTSL